A stretch of Aureispira sp. CCB-E DNA encodes these proteins:
- a CDS encoding HNH endonuclease: MEEKKICPICSREIAPPANLHHLLPISRGGAGTPTVLLHQVCHNKIHSLFSEKELAKDFDTIEKLLANEEMQQFIKFIRKQPPTYYDRNKRSKNKGRRR, encoded by the coding sequence ATGGAAGAGAAAAAAATATGTCCTATTTGTTCAAGAGAAATTGCACCACCAGCTAATTTACACCATCTTCTTCCTATATCCAGAGGCGGGGCTGGCACTCCAACCGTTCTGTTGCATCAAGTTTGCCACAACAAAATTCACTCTTTATTTAGCGAAAAAGAGTTGGCAAAAGATTTTGACACGATAGAAAAATTACTAGCCAATGAAGAGATGCAGCAATTTATCAAGTTTATCCGCAAGCAACCTCCTACCTATTATGATAGAAATAAACGATCAAAAAACAAAGGTCGTCGAAGATAA
- a CDS encoding PepSY-like domain-containing protein, whose amino-acid sequence MDEFFVPSEILRVFKDYYPDVSLSDVEWGWEVPAKIYEASFDNGEVEFEVEITVTGHLLLTEISMDLEDVPEAIIAAANATFEDHSIEEASMVQYSNGDVSYELELKSADTGEEFEAHFREDGAFLAKGYDL is encoded by the coding sequence ATGGACGAGTTTTTTGTACCTAGTGAAATTTTACGCGTATTTAAAGATTACTATCCTGATGTAAGCTTAAGTGATGTAGAGTGGGGATGGGAGGTTCCAGCTAAAATTTATGAAGCTTCATTTGATAATGGTGAAGTGGAATTTGAAGTAGAAATTACAGTAACGGGACATTTGCTTTTGACAGAAATCTCTATGGACTTAGAAGATGTTCCTGAAGCAATTATTGCTGCTGCGAATGCTACTTTTGAAGACCATAGTATAGAGGAAGCGAGTATGGTGCAGTATAGCAATGGTGATGTTTCTTACGAATTAGAGTTAAAATCTGCTGATACAGGAGAAGAATTTGAAGCTCATTTTAGAGAGGATGGTGCCTTCTTGGCAAAGGGGTACGATTTGTAA
- a CDS encoding outer membrane beta-barrel protein, with amino-acid sequence MRKLFFVVTALLVLMFTSVSTQAQGYIRAGAGAGFNVGQDAFAIPALTRDSNNVVTAQRTVFGSFGQGARFSVAGGYMITPYFGVELEIYYFQGFKQEYGSDNSISSKNNQYSRTGYSYQMRATPSLVVQAPEGKFQPYAKFGVLLPFWGKTVLEESWEYGVGGSRAKQTDVDGKFSVGFESSIGVQYNVNNNLGIYLQATYTGLRIRSDKATVVKDEAVSPNGEVTNELETADVLVTQIVFQDELTQESNTTAGINILPDVPDDVIVRVSGNVDRDKPLNLPTQTSNFNAFSFSVGIKYTFGKE; translated from the coding sequence ATGAGAAAATTATTCTTTGTTGTTACCGCTTTATTGGTTCTAATGTTTACATCTGTTTCTACTCAAGCTCAAGGTTATATTCGAGCAGGCGCAGGAGCTGGATTTAATGTTGGGCAAGATGCTTTTGCAATACCTGCCTTAACACGAGATTCTAATAATGTCGTGACCGCTCAACGAACAGTCTTTGGTTCATTTGGGCAGGGGGCACGATTTTCTGTGGCGGGAGGATATATGATAACACCTTATTTTGGTGTGGAATTGGAGATTTATTATTTCCAAGGTTTTAAGCAAGAATATGGTAGTGATAACAGCATAAGCAGCAAAAATAATCAATATAGCCGAACAGGATATTCTTATCAAATGCGAGCTACGCCTTCTTTGGTTGTTCAAGCTCCCGAAGGCAAGTTTCAGCCTTATGCCAAGTTTGGCGTTTTGTTGCCATTTTGGGGAAAGACTGTTTTGGAAGAGTCTTGGGAGTATGGAGTAGGAGGATCAAGAGCAAAACAAACGGATGTGGATGGTAAATTCTCTGTTGGATTTGAATCAAGTATTGGAGTGCAGTATAACGTAAATAATAATTTAGGGATCTATTTACAGGCAACGTATACTGGCTTGAGAATTCGTTCTGATAAAGCAACAGTGGTAAAGGATGAAGCAGTTTCACCTAACGGAGAAGTAACCAATGAATTGGAAACAGCAGATGTATTGGTAACACAAATCGTCTTTCAGGATGAACTAACACAAGAATCTAATACCACGGCAGGAATTAATATTTTGCCAGATGTTCCTGATGATGTAATTGTCCGAGTTAGCGGAAATGTTGATAGAGACAAACCATTGAATTTACCGACACAGACTAGTAATTTTAATGCCTTTTCTTTTAGTGTAGGGATAAAATATACTTTTGGAAAAGAGTAA
- the recG gene encoding ATP-dependent DNA helicase RecG — MLNTSIEYLKGVGSAKADLLKKELGIFSYIQLLQHYPFRYVDKTKFHKIKDVKEEGDYVQIKGILRRIDSIGDGRKRRMKGVFRDETGMLELTWFKGLNWVQNLQIGMEYIVYGKPSIFKGKVSIVHPDIVLFTEAKKANPSTLEPVYPTTDKLRNKRLDSKGMLVIMKNLFMKIHPQRHLIPESLPDYLLEKLRFPSRYATWMGIHFPRDKAQRDLAQKRIKFEEFFFLQLRMLRTKHQKKVGIRGFIFSKIGHYFNTFYQNNLKFELTNAQKRVIKEIRADIATGHQMNRLLQGDVGSGKTIVGFMCLLIAIDNGFQTALMAPTEILAQQHYQSILEMAEGLNLNIGILTGTVKGKRRKAVLEQLEAGEIDLLIGTHALIEAPVKFKNLGFVIVDEQHRFGVVQRSKMWRKNPTNPPHILVMTATPIPRTLAMTAYGDLDVSVIDEMPPGRKPINTFHKFESQRLWTFGQMKREIAKGHQVYIVYPLIEESEYEGLSEVKDLMEGYATIEREFPKPHYQISIVHGRQKPADKEAEMQRFARGETQILMATTVIEVGVNVPNASMMIIENAERFGLAQLHQLRGRVGRGGGDAYCILMTGFKLSADGRFRMQTMVETTDGFKISEADLKLRGPGNIEGTQQSGVLNLKLANIAQDGAILRAARSIAQEILEEDPLLKDPKNAPLLRQLKLSQRKQGFGQIS; from the coding sequence ATGTTAAATACCTCTATCGAATATTTAAAAGGTGTTGGCTCTGCCAAAGCAGATCTACTCAAAAAAGAGTTGGGTATTTTTTCTTATATACAACTCTTACAACACTACCCTTTTCGTTATGTAGACAAAACAAAATTTCATAAAATCAAAGATGTCAAAGAGGAAGGGGACTATGTTCAAATAAAAGGAATACTTAGGCGTATTGATAGTATTGGTGATGGTCGAAAACGTCGTATGAAAGGCGTTTTCAGAGATGAAACGGGGATGCTTGAGCTAACTTGGTTTAAAGGTCTTAATTGGGTTCAAAATTTACAAATAGGCATGGAATATATTGTCTATGGTAAGCCTAGTATTTTTAAAGGAAAGGTTAGTATTGTACACCCCGATATAGTGCTGTTTACAGAAGCAAAAAAAGCAAATCCGTCCACCTTAGAGCCGGTCTACCCGACTACAGACAAATTGCGTAACAAACGTCTTGATAGCAAAGGAATGCTAGTTATCATGAAAAACTTATTCATGAAAATTCATCCCCAACGCCATCTTATTCCAGAATCATTGCCAGATTACTTGCTCGAAAAATTGCGATTTCCTAGTCGTTACGCAACATGGATGGGCATTCATTTTCCTAGAGACAAAGCACAGCGAGACTTGGCTCAAAAGCGCATCAAATTTGAAGAGTTTTTCTTCCTTCAATTGCGAATGCTGCGAACCAAACATCAAAAGAAAGTTGGTATCCGTGGCTTTATTTTTAGCAAGATAGGACATTATTTTAATACCTTTTATCAAAATAACCTAAAGTTCGAGCTTACCAATGCTCAAAAACGAGTCATTAAAGAAATTCGTGCTGATATAGCCACAGGACACCAAATGAACCGCTTGTTACAAGGGGATGTAGGAAGTGGAAAAACAATCGTAGGCTTTATGTGCTTACTCATTGCTATTGATAATGGCTTTCAAACAGCCTTAATGGCGCCTACCGAAATTTTAGCGCAGCAGCATTATCAATCCATTCTAGAAATGGCTGAAGGCTTGAATCTCAATATTGGAATTTTAACGGGTACTGTTAAAGGAAAACGTCGAAAAGCTGTTTTGGAACAACTGGAAGCAGGAGAAATTGATCTGCTGATTGGTACTCATGCTTTAATCGAAGCCCCTGTCAAATTTAAAAATTTGGGTTTTGTTATTGTTGATGAGCAGCATCGCTTTGGTGTTGTTCAACGCTCTAAAATGTGGCGTAAAAACCCAACCAATCCTCCACATATTTTGGTCATGACGGCAACTCCAATTCCTAGAACTTTAGCTATGACGGCCTATGGGGATTTGGATGTATCGGTCATTGATGAAATGCCTCCTGGTCGTAAACCTATTAACACATTCCACAAATTTGAAAGTCAACGATTGTGGACATTTGGGCAAATGAAGCGTGAAATTGCGAAAGGGCATCAAGTATATATTGTTTATCCCTTGATCGAAGAATCTGAATATGAAGGTTTGAGCGAAGTAAAAGACTTAATGGAAGGATACGCTACCATCGAACGAGAGTTCCCTAAACCTCATTACCAAATTTCTATTGTTCATGGTCGCCAAAAACCAGCTGACAAAGAAGCTGAAATGCAACGCTTTGCACGAGGAGAAACTCAAATTTTAATGGCAACAACCGTTATCGAAGTAGGGGTTAATGTTCCGAATGCTAGTATGATGATTATTGAAAATGCAGAGCGCTTTGGACTAGCTCAATTGCACCAATTAAGAGGGCGTGTAGGCCGTGGAGGTGGTGATGCCTATTGTATTTTAATGACAGGATTTAAATTGTCTGCTGACGGTCGTTTTAGAATGCAAACGATGGTTGAAACCACAGATGGGTTTAAGATTTCAGAAGCAGATCTCAAACTCCGAGGTCCTGGTAATATTGAAGGAACGCAACAATCAGGCGTACTCAATTTAAAACTAGCCAATATTGCGCAAGATGGTGCTATTTTAAGAGCAGCTAGAAGTATTGCACAAGAAATTTTGGAAGAAGACCCCTTATTAAAAGATCCTAAAAATGCCCCTTTGCTGCGTCAACTGAAATTATCACAAAGAAAACAAGGCTTTGGGCAAATTAGTTAA
- a CDS encoding M3 family oligoendopeptidase, with the protein MKFSDFTYERPSVEAFKNSFINELQAFHNAKTFKAQKEAILAINQLRSDFDSMYSLASVRYSIDTTDRFYEGENDFFDNSYPELNEHTNSYFKALLTSPFRKELEAEFGPQLFTISELRLKTFEPTIIEDLKEENKLDSQYRKIKAQAIIQFDGQEYNLSSINPLELSKDRATRKRAAEAKWAFYAEKATDIESIYHNMVQLRHKMATTLGYKNYVELGYARMLRSDYNAEMVANFRQQVQEHIVPIATQLLKRQANRLGLDSLKYYDEGFSFPSGNPKPKGSPKWMEDQARIMYAQLSTETDEFFQFMSDKELMDLVAKDGKQTGGYCTFLNKFKSPFIFSNFNGTSHDITVLTHEAGHAFQAYSTSNNGKLYDYLWPTYEACEIHSMSMEFFTWPWMDLFFKEDTEKFKFSHLASSILFLPYGVAIDEFQHIIYENPTMTPSERNAVWSDLEKKYLPTRDYAGNKHLEEGRFWQRQSHVFGMPFYYIDYVLAQICAFQFWQRSLEDKTGSWKDYINLCKAGGSKSFLGLVQLANLKSPFEDGCLAEVVKPIQAYLDSVDDSKF; encoded by the coding sequence ATGAAATTTAGTGATTTCACCTACGAACGTCCTAGTGTTGAAGCATTCAAAAACTCATTTATCAACGAGTTGCAAGCTTTTCATAATGCAAAAACTTTTAAAGCTCAAAAGGAAGCCATTTTGGCGATCAATCAATTGAGAAGTGATTTTGATTCAATGTATTCTTTGGCGAGTGTTCGCTATTCTATCGACACCACTGATCGTTTTTATGAAGGTGAGAATGATTTCTTTGATAACAGCTATCCTGAGTTAAACGAGCACACCAATAGTTATTTTAAAGCCTTACTAACGTCGCCTTTCCGAAAAGAGTTAGAAGCAGAATTTGGACCACAGTTATTTACGATTTCAGAGTTGCGCCTAAAAACTTTTGAGCCAACAATAATTGAGGATTTAAAAGAAGAAAACAAACTGGACTCTCAATATAGAAAAATTAAAGCTCAGGCCATTATTCAATTTGATGGACAAGAATACAACTTATCCTCAATCAACCCTCTTGAATTATCTAAAGATAGAGCAACAAGAAAACGAGCTGCCGAGGCTAAATGGGCATTTTATGCTGAAAAAGCAACTGATATTGAATCTATTTATCATAATATGGTTCAGTTGCGCCACAAGATGGCAACTACTTTGGGGTACAAAAATTATGTTGAATTAGGTTATGCACGAATGCTGCGTTCGGACTATAATGCTGAAATGGTGGCTAACTTTCGTCAACAGGTACAAGAGCACATTGTTCCTATTGCGACTCAATTGCTAAAGAGACAAGCCAATCGCCTAGGGCTGGATTCCTTAAAGTACTATGATGAAGGATTTAGTTTTCCATCTGGCAATCCCAAGCCTAAAGGGAGTCCCAAATGGATGGAAGATCAAGCTCGTATTATGTATGCGCAGTTATCGACAGAAACAGATGAATTCTTTCAGTTCATGAGCGACAAAGAATTAATGGACTTAGTAGCCAAAGATGGCAAACAAACAGGTGGTTACTGTACCTTTTTAAACAAGTTTAAATCACCGTTTATTTTTTCAAATTTCAATGGAACTAGCCACGATATTACAGTATTAACACATGAAGCTGGACATGCTTTTCAAGCTTACTCTACTAGTAATAATGGTAAGTTGTACGATTACCTTTGGCCAACTTATGAAGCGTGTGAAATTCATTCTATGAGTATGGAATTTTTCACTTGGCCTTGGATGGATTTGTTTTTTAAAGAAGATACAGAAAAGTTTAAATTCTCTCATTTAGCGAGTTCTATTTTATTTTTACCGTACGGAGTTGCTATTGATGAGTTTCAGCATATTATTTATGAAAATCCTACAATGACGCCTTCAGAGCGCAATGCTGTTTGGAGTGATTTGGAAAAGAAATACTTGCCAACTAGAGACTATGCAGGTAACAAACATCTAGAAGAAGGTCGTTTTTGGCAACGCCAAAGCCATGTTTTTGGTATGCCTTTTTACTATATCGATTATGTATTGGCTCAAATTTGTGCCTTCCAATTTTGGCAACGTAGTCTTGAAGATAAAACGGGTTCTTGGAAAGATTATATCAACCTGTGCAAGGCGGGTGGTTCTAAATCGTTCTTAGGACTGGTACAACTCGCCAACTTAAAGTCTCCTTTTGAAGATGGTTGTCTAGCAGAAGTTGTCAAACCGATTCAAGCGTATTTGGATAGTGTAGATGACTCCAAATTCTAA
- a CDS encoding SDR family oxidoreductase: protein MYEIPYHTTSLEDKTILITGAAGFIGSNLVEYLLKYKVKKVIVLDNFLTGFKSNVEPFLTHPNYQFIEGDIRDLEVCKKACEGVDIVCHQAAMGSVPRSIQEPYATTAHNVDGFVNMAFAAYEQGIKRFVYASSSSVYGDEPNLPKVEDRIGKPLSPYAITKLSNELFAENFGRLYDMEFIGFRYFNVFGPRQSPKGAYAAVIPLFADACMHDKEVFINGDGGQTRDFTFIENVVQINIKAMLTTNTEALNQVYNVGCGGRYTVLDLFKGVRKAAGVPEKMPTHRAPRAGDIRDSQADISKAQKLLDYDPQFDFEKGLAITVDYFRELATQ, encoded by the coding sequence ATGTACGAGATACCTTATCATACAACATCATTAGAAGATAAAACCATTTTAATTACAGGAGCAGCTGGCTTTATTGGATCCAATCTTGTTGAGTATTTGTTAAAATATAAGGTAAAAAAGGTAATTGTTTTAGATAACTTTTTAACAGGGTTTAAGTCGAATGTTGAGCCATTTTTGACACATCCAAATTATCAATTTATAGAAGGAGATATTCGTGATTTGGAGGTTTGCAAAAAAGCTTGTGAAGGAGTGGATATCGTTTGTCATCAAGCAGCAATGGGATCTGTGCCTCGATCTATTCAAGAGCCTTATGCTACCACTGCACATAATGTCGATGGCTTTGTCAACATGGCTTTTGCGGCATACGAGCAAGGGATTAAGCGTTTTGTGTATGCTTCTTCATCTTCCGTATATGGCGATGAGCCTAATTTACCTAAAGTAGAGGATCGAATAGGCAAACCTCTATCCCCTTATGCTATTACAAAGTTATCCAATGAACTGTTTGCAGAGAACTTTGGGCGCTTGTATGATATGGAGTTTATTGGTTTTCGATATTTTAATGTTTTTGGACCGAGACAAAGTCCTAAAGGGGCGTATGCTGCGGTTATCCCTTTGTTTGCCGATGCTTGTATGCATGATAAAGAAGTATTTATCAATGGAGATGGAGGACAAACACGGGATTTTACATTTATTGAAAATGTTGTGCAAATCAATATCAAGGCTATGTTAACGACCAATACAGAGGCTTTAAATCAAGTGTATAATGTTGGTTGTGGGGGGCGTTACACGGTATTGGATTTGTTCAAAGGGGTTCGGAAAGCTGCTGGAGTTCCTGAAAAAATGCCAACTCATCGTGCCCCTAGGGCAGGAGATATCCGAGATTCTCAGGCAGATATATCGAAGGCTCAAAAATTATTAGATTACGACCCTCAGTTTGATTTTGAAAAAGGATTGGCTATTACAGTAGACTATTTTAGAGAGTTGGCTACTCAATAA
- a CDS encoding SIS domain-containing protein, with translation MNEIRKIAAQVFHIESDSVKRLTALLNQDFDKAVDILFNCKGRIVVCGIGKSGLVGKKIAATLASTGSPSFFLHPSEAIHGDLGMLMPQDCFLSISNSGETDEILQIVPYVKQLGLPHITLVGNVHSTLAQNADAVLNIQVQQEASPISVVPMASTTATMAMGDAIATVLIHLRSFDETDFAKFHPGGSLGHKLVTKVGTEMHRHNLPTALLDTTVKEVIMSMSKGIFGMIVILDDTQKIAGVITDGDLRRSLNKFPSSSFFDLKAKEMMTPTPKTIQEDCPLWEADQLMLAHKITALPVEKEGRLIGILAKHQIK, from the coding sequence ATGAATGAAATAAGAAAAATAGCTGCCCAAGTTTTTCACATCGAATCCGATTCTGTCAAAAGATTAACAGCGCTGCTCAATCAAGATTTTGACAAAGCAGTTGACATACTTTTTAATTGCAAAGGACGGATTGTAGTTTGTGGAATTGGCAAATCGGGATTGGTAGGCAAGAAAATTGCAGCAACACTAGCGAGCACTGGTTCTCCCAGTTTTTTTTTACACCCATCAGAAGCAATTCATGGAGATTTGGGTATGTTGATGCCCCAAGATTGCTTTCTCAGTATCTCAAATTCTGGTGAGACAGATGAAATTCTACAAATTGTACCTTACGTTAAACAATTAGGGCTTCCACACATTACTTTAGTAGGAAATGTTCATTCAACGTTGGCACAAAATGCCGATGCGGTCTTAAACATTCAAGTACAGCAAGAAGCCTCTCCTATTTCTGTCGTTCCAATGGCATCGACAACAGCAACAATGGCGATGGGAGATGCCATTGCTACCGTTTTAATTCATTTGAGATCATTTGATGAGACCGACTTTGCAAAATTCCACCCTGGTGGTTCTTTAGGACACAAACTGGTTACCAAAGTGGGAACTGAAATGCATCGACACAACTTGCCAACAGCATTATTAGATACTACTGTTAAAGAGGTAATCATGAGTATGTCTAAAGGTATTTTTGGGATGATTGTCATTTTAGATGATACTCAAAAAATTGCGGGTGTCATTACTGATGGCGACTTACGTAGGAGTTTAAATAAATTCCCTAGCAGTTCTTTTTTTGATCTAAAAGCTAAGGAAATGATGACACCAACACCTAAAACAATTCAAGAAGACTGTCCTTTGTGGGAGGCAGATCAATTGATGCTTGCTCATAAAATAACCGCATTACCAGTAGAAAAAGAAGGTCGATTAATTGGCATTCTTGCCAAACATCAGATCAAGTAA
- a CDS encoding zinc-dependent metalloprotease, translating into MRTYILYALIFSFALLIMPLDGYAQKKKKNKKNQEPEKTEKPAAKKKAPPKKGAPKPYKQVITKKAITQKGLITTHKVDEKYYFELPMNLLEKEIMVVSRISGYVKNLSFGGAGMKSRPQQVIRFEKVDDRILMRSVSYHSVANEKEPIYKSLKNNNFEPIIHSFPVAAYNKDSSANKMSGVVFEVNPFFTTDIALIGALNDGQRKRFAIGGVDSKRSLITSTKSFPTNTEVRHILTYRGKKLPDNFLTQTLSVEMNQSFILLPETLMQPRFYDGRVGYFSIQQTNYSSERQKAQTQRFITKWRLEPKDMAAFKRGELVEPKKQIVYYIDPATPEKWRPYLKQGVNDWQKAFEAAGFKNAIIAKDPPTKEEDPDWSPEDVRYSVIRYITTDIPNAQGPHVHDPRTGEILESDILWYHNVMNLLRNWYLIQTAAINPAARSVQFDDAVMGELIRFVAAHEVGHTLGLPHNMGSSVAYPVDSLRSPTFTATHGTAPSIMDYARFNYIAQPGDGVKSLGAKIGEYDVWSIIYGYKPIPSANSAEEERSTLNGWIKERADDPVFRFGAQQWRVVDPSSQTEDLGDDAVKASTLGIANLKRILPKLIEWSAEDGKDYSDLRELYGQIFGQLNRYMGHVSSNIGGVYQYTKTHDQEGTIFSHVPKVKQEKAMLFLNKELFQTPKWLIDPAILDRIESTGIVNRLLSMQKRTLNNLFDPARLARLAEAEATEGSDKAYTLIDLFMGVKSGIWEELNSGTAIDLYRRNLQRAYIEKMEALMKDPKDQSDVKAISRSMLKRLEKDIKNNISKQTNAISTVHLEDILARIDAILNPIGIK; encoded by the coding sequence ATGAGAACGTATATTCTATATGCCCTTATCTTCTCCTTTGCATTACTAATAATGCCTTTGGATGGATATGCGCAAAAGAAAAAGAAAAACAAAAAAAATCAAGAACCAGAAAAGACAGAAAAACCTGCTGCCAAAAAAAAGGCGCCACCTAAAAAAGGAGCCCCAAAACCATATAAACAAGTTATTACAAAAAAAGCCATTACTCAAAAGGGGCTAATTACAACGCACAAAGTTGATGAAAAGTACTACTTTGAACTTCCTATGAATTTGTTGGAAAAGGAAATTATGGTGGTTAGTCGTATTTCAGGTTATGTAAAAAACTTGAGTTTTGGAGGTGCAGGAATGAAATCTCGCCCACAACAGGTCATTCGATTCGAAAAAGTAGACGACAGAATACTAATGCGTTCGGTTTCTTATCATAGCGTTGCCAACGAAAAAGAGCCCATCTATAAGTCTCTAAAAAACAACAACTTTGAACCTATTATCCATAGCTTTCCTGTTGCTGCTTATAACAAAGATAGTTCTGCCAATAAAATGTCAGGAGTAGTTTTTGAAGTAAATCCTTTTTTCACCACTGATATTGCTCTAATTGGAGCTTTAAATGATGGGCAACGAAAACGATTTGCCATTGGAGGTGTCGATAGTAAACGTAGCTTAATTACCAGCACAAAAAGCTTTCCTACTAATACGGAAGTAAGGCATATATTGACCTATAGGGGCAAAAAACTGCCCGATAATTTCCTGACTCAGACACTTTCTGTCGAAATGAATCAATCTTTCATATTATTACCTGAAACATTGATGCAACCAAGATTTTATGATGGACGTGTAGGGTACTTTTCTATTCAACAGACCAACTATAGCTCTGAAAGACAAAAAGCACAAACGCAACGTTTTATTACCAAATGGCGTTTGGAACCCAAAGATATGGCTGCTTTCAAAAGAGGCGAATTGGTAGAACCTAAGAAACAAATTGTCTATTATATAGACCCTGCTACTCCTGAAAAATGGCGTCCTTACCTAAAACAAGGGGTGAACGATTGGCAAAAAGCCTTTGAAGCAGCAGGTTTCAAAAATGCCATTATAGCCAAAGATCCTCCAACCAAAGAGGAAGATCCAGATTGGAGCCCTGAAGATGTCCGTTATTCGGTTATTCGTTACATTACTACGGATATCCCCAATGCCCAAGGACCACACGTACATGATCCTCGTACGGGCGAGATTTTAGAATCTGATATCTTGTGGTATCATAATGTGATGAACTTATTAAGGAATTGGTATTTGATTCAAACAGCTGCAATTAATCCAGCTGCTCGTAGCGTTCAGTTTGATGATGCCGTTATGGGAGAATTGATTCGCTTTGTGGCGGCGCATGAAGTTGGACACACGTTAGGATTGCCTCACAACATGGGTTCAAGTGTTGCTTACCCTGTCGACTCGTTGCGTTCTCCAACATTTACAGCTACGCATGGAACAGCACCTTCTATTATGGATTATGCCCGTTTTAACTATATTGCGCAACCAGGAGATGGTGTCAAAAGCTTGGGGGCTAAAATTGGAGAATACGATGTTTGGTCTATCATTTATGGTTATAAGCCAATTCCTAGTGCCAATAGTGCTGAAGAGGAACGTAGTACTTTAAATGGATGGATTAAGGAAAGAGCTGACGACCCTGTTTTTCGTTTTGGCGCACAACAATGGCGTGTCGTAGATCCTTCTTCTCAAACAGAAGATTTGGGAGATGACGCCGTTAAAGCCAGTACGCTAGGAATTGCGAACTTAAAGCGAATTTTGCCTAAACTAATCGAGTGGTCGGCAGAAGACGGCAAGGATTATAGTGACTTACGGGAATTATATGGACAAATTTTTGGTCAACTAAACCGCTATATGGGGCACGTTTCGTCTAATATTGGTGGTGTTTACCAATATACCAAAACGCACGACCAAGAAGGAACTATCTTCTCTCACGTTCCAAAAGTAAAGCAAGAAAAGGCGATGTTGTTCTTGAATAAAGAGTTGTTTCAAACACCTAAATGGCTGATTGATCCTGCCATCTTAGATAGAATCGAATCGACAGGCATTGTCAATCGCTTGTTAAGCATGCAAAAAAGAACACTCAATAACTTATTTGATCCCGCTCGATTGGCTCGATTAGCGGAAGCAGAAGCCACAGAAGGCAGTGACAAAGCTTACACCTTAATTGACTTGTTTATGGGGGTTAAATCTGGTATTTGGGAAGAACTCAATAGTGGTACAGCAATTGATCTATATCGTCGTAACTTACAGCGTGCTTATATTGAGAAAATGGAGGCTTTAATGAAAGATCCTAAAGATCAATCGGATGTAAAAGCGATTTCAAGAAGTATGTTAAAGCGGTTAGAGAAAGACATTAAGAATAATATTAGCAAGCAAACTAACGCTATCTCTACTGTTCACTTAGAAGATATTCTAGCAAGAATCGATGCTATTTTAAACCCAATTGGCATCAAATAA
- a CDS encoding chromophore lyase CpcT/CpeT, with the protein MYLGLFSNKKQSRRESSPLYRSQEIISVPIWPKRGDEYWLYVCWLQEDRPDDLLSQEVWNFKKKDRETMEIVMYDLPNKDRYVSDWRKKEPLANLDVDDLIYNEGCTAIITRNNQNKFTITGGACRRNLSDIIKYVEVHGVITPDSISLYNKMLDKNKEALFSYKKGLQFVRQPKIFPKYLEIEE; encoded by the coding sequence ATGTACTTGGGACTTTTTTCTAATAAAAAACAATCGAGACGCGAAAGCTCTCCTCTCTATAGAAGTCAAGAAATTATTTCTGTCCCAATCTGGCCTAAAAGAGGAGATGAATATTGGTTGTATGTTTGTTGGCTACAAGAAGACCGACCAGATGATTTGCTCTCACAAGAGGTTTGGAATTTCAAGAAAAAAGACCGTGAGACAATGGAAATCGTAATGTATGATCTACCCAATAAAGATCGATATGTTAGTGATTGGAGAAAAAAAGAGCCTTTAGCAAATTTGGATGTAGATGATTTGATTTATAACGAAGGATGTACAGCTATAATTACAAGAAACAACCAAAATAAATTTACAATTACAGGAGGTGCTTGCCGTCGAAATTTGTCAGATATTATCAAATATGTAGAAGTGCATGGTGTAATTACGCCTGATTCTATTTCTTTGTACAATAAGATGTTAGATAAGAATAAAGAAGCCCTTTTTTCTTATAAAAAAGGATTGCAATTTGTACGACAACCCAAAATTTTTCCAAAATATTTAGAAATAGAAGAATAA